The DNA region AAACTCGGATTTTAGAAGACTTAAAGCTCCATGGAATTTTAAACGAAGGTGAGGAGCCTCCAAAGCCCCTAACAATGTCACCCATAAAAGACATTGATGTAGAAAAATGGATGGAAGTCGTGGAGGACAACTCTGAAACGCTATTAAAATTTGAAATGTGACTCGTATGAAAGTGATATTCCTCGATTTAGATAAAACGCTCATAGGAGATGACTACTCTCCAGAGCCTGCAAGGGATATAGTTGAAGAACTGAAGAAAAGGGGATTTAGGATAGTCTTCAACTCGTCAAAGACGAGAGCAGAGCAGGAATACTATAGGGAGGAGCTGGGAATTGGCGATCCGTTCATAGTCGAAAACGGGAGCGGTATTTATATTCCCAAGGACTACTTCCCCTTTAGCTTTAATTTCAGCAGAGCTGTGGACGATTATTTTGTGATTGATTTGGGTGTAGAGTACGATCGGATTAGGGAAGTACTGAATGCAGTGGGGGATGAATTTGGCCTTAAATATTATGCTAACTCTACTTTGGAAGAAATAATTGCGTTTACAGGGCTTCCGGAAGAGTTAGCGAAGCTTGCAATGAAGCGCGAGTACTCCGAGACAGTATTCAGATGGGAGAAGGAAGACTTTGAAAATGCTCTCAAAGCTAGGGGGCTCGATGTGTCTAGGGGAAGCCGCTTTTATAATATCCATGGAAAAACAGACAAAGGTAAAGCGGCTGAAGTGCTGTTATCTCTCTATAGAAGGCTCGGTGATGTTGAGAGCTATGCCGTTGGCGACGGCTTGAACGATTTTCCGATGTTGGACATTGTAGATTTCGCTTTCATCATTGGGCCTCTTGAACATCCGAGGGCTAAGAATATAAGTTCTCTTGAAGAAATAATGGAGGTGGTGAAATGAAGACGTTGATTTTAGCCGGAGGAAAAGGAACTCGGCTGTGGCCATTGAGCAGGGAGCTAATGCCCAAGCAGTTCATCAAAATTTTCGACGACTCTTCTTTGTTCCAAAAAACTGTTGAAAGGGCACTAAAATTTTCGACACCGAGAGAAATCTATGTAGTTACGAACAAGGATTACAAGTTTAGAATCTTAGACGATTTAAGAGAAATGGGGATTGAAGTTCCGGAAGAGAACATCCTTTTGGAGCCAGTTGGAAAAAATACGCTCCCTGCAATTTACTGGGGAATTAAGACAATACACGAGAGCTTTGGAAAATCAAAAGTGGCTGTCCTTCCGTCTGATCATCTAATAGACACAAATGAAAACTATATCAAAGCTTTTGAACGCGCTGAGAAGCTCGCCAATAACTACTTTATAACATTTGGAATAAAGCCGACGAAGCCTCACACGGGCTACGGCTACATAAAACCTGGCGAGAAGCTTGAGGGCGGGTATAGAGTGGATGAGTTTAAAGAGAAGCCAGACCTTGGGACTGCAAAGAAGTACGTTGAGGATGGCTACTACTGGAACAGCGGAATGTTTTTGTTCGACAGCGAGCTCTTCATTGAAGAAGTTAAGATGTTAGCTCCTGAGGTTTATGAGGCATTTAAGAGCGCCAAGACTATTGAAGAAGCATATGAACTTGTCCCCGAGATATCAGTGGACTACGGCATAATGGAGAAGACAAACAAAGCTGCAGTGGTGCCATTAAATACGCTTTGGAACGATTTGGGAAGCTTTGATGCTATCTACGAGATATTTGAAAAGGATGAGAACGGAAATGCCCTTAGGACAAAGGGTAAAAAAGCTGAATATTTGGGCGTTGATTCTGAGAATAACCTCATAATGACCGAGAGATTGACGGCTACAGTAGGCGTTAAGGACATGATAATCATAGACACAGGTGATGCTCTCTTAGTGGCACATAGGGGAGAGGCACAAAAGGTCAAGCAGATATACAAGATGCTTACGGAGAGAAATGACGAAAGGGCTATTGTTCATAGGACAGCTTACAGGCCTTGGGGATCATACACAGTCCTTGAGGAAGGAGAGAGGTATAAGATTAAGCGCTTAACCGTCCTCCCTGGTAAGAGGTTGAGTGTGCAGATGCACTACCATAGGAGCGAGCACTGGGTGGTTGTTAGAGGAACCGCTAAAGTCAGAGTAGGGGATAAGGAACTTCTTTTGAGACCAGGAGAGAGCACTTTCATTCCTGCAGGAGTCATTCATCGCTTAGAGAATCCCGGAAAAGTTGTCCTTGAGGTGATTGAGACACAGATAGGTGAGTATCTAGGAGAGGACGACATAGAAAGATTTGCAGACGATTTCGGCAGGAGCTGACTTCCAAAACTTTTTATTTATGTATCATTCAAAGTGATAACTAGAGCTATGAAGGTGGTTGAAATGGGGAAACTCTTTGGAACATTCGGTGTTAGGGGCATAACGAATGAGGAGATAACTCCAGAGTTTGCCATGAAAATAGGGATGGCATTTGGGACGCTTTTAAAGAGAGAACAGCCAAACAAAGAGCTTTGGACCATTGTTGGAATGGATACTAGAGTAAGCGGAGAAATGCTAAAAAACGCACTCATAAGCGGACTTTTGAGTGTTGGAGTGAATGTAATTGACGTTGGGATTGCCCCCACTCCAGCTATACAATTTGCATGTAGATACTTTGGTGCAGATGGAGGTGTTTCGATAACTGCTTCACACAACCCGCCGGAGTATAACGGAATAAAGCTCCTTGAGCCCAATGGATTAGGATTGAAAAAAGAACGTGAAGCCATAGTTGAGGACCTTTTCTTCAATGAGCAGTTTCATAGAGCGAAGTGGAATGAGATTGGAAAGCTTGTGGAGAGGGATATCATAAGGCCCTACATTGACGCTATAAAAGCCAAAGTGGACGTTGAGGCCATCAAGAAGAGAAGACCTTTTGTGGTCGTTGATACATCAAACGGCGCCGGCAGCCTGACCCTTCCCTACCTCCTGCGTGAGCTTGGCTGTAAGGTAGTCTCGGTAAACGCCCACCCGGACGGCCACTTCCCGGCCAGAAACCCCGAGCCGAACGAGGAGAACTTGAAAGGGTTCATGAAAATAGTCAAAGCACTAGGAGCTGATTTTGGAGTTGCTCAAGATGGGGACGCCGATAGGAGTGTTTTCATAGACGAGAACGGAAAGTTTGTCCAAGGTGACAAGACATTTGCCCTTGTAGTAAAGGCTATGCTTGAGGAGAACAAAGGTGGCTTAGTTGTTACCACAATAGCGACTTCACACATAATTGATGAGCTCACTAAGACCTACGGCGGCGAGGTTTTGAAGACCAAAGTTGGAGACCTAATAGTTTCGAGAGCTCTTTTAGAGCATAACGGTCTTGTTGGCGGGGAAGAAAATGGTGGCGTAATTTTCCCGGATCATGTTTTGGGAAGAGACGGTGCAATGACTGTTGCAAAGATTGTGGAGATTTTTGCCAAGAGCGGCATGCGCTTTAGCGAGCTTATAGATGAATTGCCCAAGTTCTATCAGGTCAAGACGAAAAGGCATGTAGAGGGAGATAGGAAGGCTATAGTGGCAAGAGTGGCGGAAATTGCTAGGGAAAATTACACACTGGATACAACTGATGGGACTAAGATACTCTTTGACGACGGCTGGGTGCTCGTGAGGGCGAGCGGAACGGAGCCGATAATCAGAATTTTCAGCGAGGCGAAGGATGAGAGGAAGGCGAAGGAATACCTTGATTTGGGATTAGGTCTTTTGGATGAGGCCTTGAAGGGTTAATTTTTCCAAACTTTTCTTATTCTACCAAAAACTTTTATCGAATCTTGTTTCATATATTGCGGAGGGGAATTCAATGAATATGACTGCTATATTTATAAATGCTTTAGCTGTTGTATGTCTGGTTTTTGCTTTAATAAAAGACCGTGCAAAAACAAAACAAGCACTAAAGATGGCAGTGATCTCATTCTTTAGAATCTCTCCCACTGTTCTTGCTATAATAATCATCATAGGCTTGCTTTCTGGTTTTGTGCCGGAAAGTCAAATTTCCAAGATTGTCGGTGAAGACGCAGGGTTTAGAGGAGTGCTTACTGTTGCACTTTTGGGAGCAGTACTGCATATTCCTTCGTTGATATCTTTCCCGTTGGCAGCATCTCTCCTTGAAAGAGGAGCTTCGATTACCTCAGTTGCTGTCTTTATAACTACACTGACAATGATTGGGATGGTTACTTTACCTCTCGAAATAAGAATATTGGGGAAAAAGCTGGCATTGCTCAGGAATGGGTTGAGCTTTATCATTGCGATTATCATTGGGCTCATTATGGGGGCGATATTATGAAAAAGATGTCGAAAGAGAAACAGAAAAGAGGGTTCGTAAAAGACATACTCTTTTTAGGGATTACATTAGTGATTGAGATAGTTTTGTTATTAATATTCCCTGAAAAGAAAGAACCTGTAATTTCATCCTCAAAAGGGTTCCTTATGGAGATGATTTTGATACTGCCCGCTGTG from Palaeococcus pacificus DY20341 includes:
- a CDS encoding mannose-1-phosphate guanylyltransferase/mannose-6-phosphate isomerase; this translates as MKTLILAGGKGTRLWPLSRELMPKQFIKIFDDSSLFQKTVERALKFSTPREIYVVTNKDYKFRILDDLREMGIEVPEENILLEPVGKNTLPAIYWGIKTIHESFGKSKVAVLPSDHLIDTNENYIKAFERAEKLANNYFITFGIKPTKPHTGYGYIKPGEKLEGGYRVDEFKEKPDLGTAKKYVEDGYYWNSGMFLFDSELFIEEVKMLAPEVYEAFKSAKTIEEAYELVPEISVDYGIMEKTNKAAVVPLNTLWNDLGSFDAIYEIFEKDENGNALRTKGKKAEYLGVDSENNLIMTERLTATVGVKDMIIIDTGDALLVAHRGEAQKVKQIYKMLTERNDERAIVHRTAYRPWGSYTVLEEGERYKIKRLTVLPGKRLSVQMHYHRSEHWVVVRGTAKVRVGDKELLLRPGESTFIPAGVIHRLENPGKVVLEVIETQIGEYLGEDDIERFADDFGRS
- the mpgP gene encoding mannosyl-3-phosphoglycerate phosphatase, with amino-acid sequence MKVIFLDLDKTLIGDDYSPEPARDIVEELKKRGFRIVFNSSKTRAEQEYYREELGIGDPFIVENGSGIYIPKDYFPFSFNFSRAVDDYFVIDLGVEYDRIREVLNAVGDEFGLKYYANSTLEEIIAFTGLPEELAKLAMKREYSETVFRWEKEDFENALKARGLDVSRGSRFYNIHGKTDKGKAAEVLLSLYRRLGDVESYAVGDGLNDFPMLDIVDFAFIIGPLEHPRAKNISSLEEIMEVVK
- a CDS encoding permease translates to MNMTAIFINALAVVCLVFALIKDRAKTKQALKMAVISFFRISPTVLAIIIIIGLLSGFVPESQISKIVGEDAGFRGVLTVALLGAVLHIPSLISFPLAASLLERGASITSVAVFITTLTMIGMVTLPLEIRILGKKLALLRNGLSFIIAIIIGLIMGAIL
- the glmM gene encoding phosphoglucosamine mutase; the encoded protein is MGKLFGTFGVRGITNEEITPEFAMKIGMAFGTLLKREQPNKELWTIVGMDTRVSGEMLKNALISGLLSVGVNVIDVGIAPTPAIQFACRYFGADGGVSITASHNPPEYNGIKLLEPNGLGLKKEREAIVEDLFFNEQFHRAKWNEIGKLVERDIIRPYIDAIKAKVDVEAIKKRRPFVVVDTSNGAGSLTLPYLLRELGCKVVSVNAHPDGHFPARNPEPNEENLKGFMKIVKALGADFGVAQDGDADRSVFIDENGKFVQGDKTFALVVKAMLEENKGGLVVTTIATSHIIDELTKTYGGEVLKTKVGDLIVSRALLEHNGLVGGEENGGVIFPDHVLGRDGAMTVAKIVEIFAKSGMRFSELIDELPKFYQVKTKRHVEGDRKAIVARVAEIARENYTLDTTDGTKILFDDGWVLVRASGTEPIIRIFSEAKDERKAKEYLDLGLGLLDEALKG